A part of Apostichopus japonicus isolate 1M-3 chromosome 10, ASM3797524v1, whole genome shotgun sequence genomic DNA contains:
- the LOC139974690 gene encoding uncharacterized protein produces the protein MTEPVKLGWMQRQSEVFKRWKRQYCVLYMDGGFSYFPDENRRNAEGSLHLPTNLNFIKVGVEVLNTNAPTDRTMGCLLEFQTSSGNLFFCADSPDDAAAWKTAMVEVKNMNVRGRSNAPSQPVPQQPPVYSATGPPPQGPPPPAQNPNPPAYPAANPQSYPQQYPQTYPQHAPPAAAPPPCYTPTQQVVHTTVYRNGRRGYPRQTAVYSYPGQTYYGVGGNTTVYTTNGQTTTYPANPNQQGQTTVVVQENRNYRNDGFVAGAVVGSMMMAPLLFW, from the exons ATGACAGAACCGGTGAAGTTGGGGTGGATGCAGAGACAAT CTGAAGTCTTCAAGAGATGGAAACGACAATACTGTGTCCTCTACATGGATGGCGGGTTCTCTTATTTTCCAGATGAAAATCGTAGAAATGCTGAGGGCTCCCTTCATCTTCCCACCAACCTCAACTTTATCAAG GTCGGTGTCGAGGTCTTGAACACAAATGCACCAACTGACAGGACCATGGGCTGCCTCTTGGAGTTTCAAACATCAAGTGGTAATCTCTTCTTCTGTGCTGATAGCCCAGATGATGCAGCAGCCTGGAAAACTGCCATGGTAGAGGTCAAAAACATGAAT GTCAGAGGAAGATCCAACGCTCCCAGTCAACCCGTGCCACAGCAACCCCCAGTTTATTCAGCAACTGGTCCACCCCCACAGGGACCTCCTCCTCCTGCACAGAATCCCAACCCCCCAGCCTATCCAGCTGCCAACCCACAATCCTACCCCCAGCAATATCCACAGACATACCCTCAGCATGCACCCCCTGCAGCTGCCCCACCACCATGCTACACCCCTACCCAGCAGGTGGTGCATACCACCGTGTACAGGAATGGTCGAAGAGGCTACCCAAGACAGACCGCGGTATATTCTTACCCAGGGCAGACTTACTATGGCGTTGGAGGAAACACCACAGTGTATACGACCAACGGGCAAACAACCACGTACCCTGCCAACCCTA ATCAACAGGGACAAACCACCGTCGTCGTGCAAGAAAACCGTAATTACCGGAATGACGGTTTTGTGGCGGGTGCAGTCGTGGGATCCATGATGATGGCGCCCTTGTTGTTTTGGTAA